A genome region from Colwellia sp. Arc7-D includes the following:
- a CDS encoding type II secretion system F family protein — translation MAVTSTKTKDKKSKVKSVDVYKWQGLNRKGKKISGELNATSILELKAQLRKQGITPGKISKKAKPLFGLGGDKKILPADIAVVTRQIATMLGAGVPLVQTIEMISSGHSNGNMQKLLSTIGNKLQSGIPLSECLREHPQYFDDLYCDLVNSGEQSGALETIYDRVATYKEKAEALKAKIKKAMTYPISVLVIAFVVTAILLIFVVPVFQEIFANFGAELPAFTLLVIAISEFMQAYWYFGLAAIFAAGYFFKKAHLNSLSFRDSVDKKILKLPIIGDVLKKAAVARYARTLSTTFAAGVPLPDALESAAGASGNAVFRDAILEIRAEVTSGMQMNLAMRNCAIFPDMVIQMVAIGEESGAVDDMLAKVATVYEQEVDNAVDNLTTLLEPMIMAVLGVVIGGLIIAMYLPIFQIGMVV, via the coding sequence ATGGCTGTTACTTCGACAAAAACAAAAGATAAAAAAAGCAAAGTCAAATCAGTAGATGTTTATAAATGGCAAGGTCTCAATCGTAAAGGTAAAAAAATAAGTGGTGAGCTAAATGCCACCAGTATTTTAGAGCTTAAAGCCCAGTTACGTAAGCAAGGTATAACGCCTGGTAAAATCAGTAAAAAGGCTAAACCATTATTTGGCTTAGGAGGCGATAAAAAAATCCTCCCGGCAGACATCGCCGTAGTCACTCGTCAAATTGCCACTATGCTAGGCGCAGGCGTACCTTTAGTACAAACCATTGAAATGATTAGCTCAGGCCACAGCAATGGCAATATGCAGAAGTTACTGAGTACTATAGGTAATAAATTACAATCTGGTATCCCGCTTTCTGAGTGCTTGCGCGAACATCCACAATACTTTGATGACTTATATTGTGATTTGGTCAACTCTGGTGAGCAATCAGGTGCGCTTGAAACTATATATGACCGGGTTGCCACATATAAAGAAAAGGCAGAAGCGTTAAAAGCCAAAATTAAAAAAGCGATGACTTATCCCATTTCTGTATTAGTCATCGCTTTTGTTGTAACCGCTATTTTATTAATATTTGTTGTCCCTGTATTCCAAGAAATATTTGCAAACTTTGGGGCTGAGTTACCTGCGTTCACTTTATTAGTTATAGCAATATCTGAATTTATGCAGGCTTATTGGTACTTTGGTCTTGCGGCTATTTTTGCTGCAGGATATTTCTTTAAAAAAGCACATTTAAACAGCCTTAGTTTTCGTGATAGCGTAGATAAGAAAATATTAAAGCTTCCAATCATTGGTGATGTACTTAAAAAAGCTGCAGTTGCTCGTTATGCTCGAACACTTTCAACAACCTTTGCCGCCGGTGTGCCTTTGCCCGATGCACTAGAATCTGCTGCTGGCGCTTCAGGTAATGCAGTTTTTCGTGATGCTATACTAGAAATACGCGCTGAAGTTACTTCTGGTATGCAAATGAATTTAGCCATGCGAAATTGTGCCATATTCCCCGATATGGTTATTCAAATGGTTGCTATTGGTGAAGAGTCTGGCGCCGTTGATGATATGTTAGCTAAAGTCGCGACAGTTTATGAGCAAGAAGTCGATAATGCGGTTGATAACTTAACCACTTTATTAGAGCCTATGATAATGGCTGTTTTAGGTGTGGTTATCGGTGGTTTGATTATTGCCATGTATTTACCGATTTTTCAAATTGGTATGGTGGTATAA
- a CDS encoding A24 family peptidase: MITLMTNSPAYFYTIVVVFSLLIGSFLNVVIYRLPKMLEQGWKSECREFLADELAKPIQVDESPITLSTPSSSCPKCQHKIRFYENIPVISWVFLKGKCSQCKVKISLRYPMVELATAMLSVVIAANYGVTFTTFMLLVLTWGLICLTLIDVDHMLLPDQITLPLLWLGLLVNINGAIVPLHDAVVGAVAGYMSLFSIFWLFKLITGKDGMGHGDFKLVALFGAWIGWQLLPLLILMASAVGAVIGISLMVFKNHQREQAIPFGPYLAVAGWITLLWGNGIWTWYLSTLT; encoded by the coding sequence ATGATTACCCTGATGACAAATTCTCCAGCTTATTTCTACACTATAGTGGTAGTTTTTTCTTTATTGATTGGGAGCTTTTTGAATGTTGTTATATATCGCTTACCTAAAATGCTTGAGCAAGGCTGGAAAAGTGAGTGCCGCGAGTTTCTTGCTGATGAATTAGCTAAACCCATACAAGTTGATGAAAGCCCAATCACGCTTTCGACACCAAGTTCTAGCTGCCCTAAATGCCAACATAAAATTCGTTTTTATGAAAATATTCCCGTTATAAGCTGGGTGTTTTTAAAGGGTAAGTGCAGCCAGTGTAAGGTTAAGATTTCGCTTCGCTATCCTATGGTTGAGCTTGCCACGGCAATGCTGAGTGTTGTTATTGCAGCTAATTATGGTGTTACTTTCACTACATTCATGCTTCTCGTATTAACTTGGGGGCTAATTTGTTTAACCTTGATTGATGTTGATCATATGTTATTGCCTGATCAAATTACGCTTCCGCTATTATGGTTAGGTTTATTGGTTAATATAAATGGAGCAATTGTTCCTTTGCATGACGCCGTTGTCGGTGCTGTTGCCGGTTACATGAGTTTATTCAGCATATTCTGGTTATTTAAGCTAATTACCGGCAAAGACGGTATGGGCCATGGTGATTTCAAGTTAGTTGCACTGTTTGGGGCATGGATAGGCTGGCAGTTATTACCATTACTCATTCTAATGGCATCGGCCGTTGGTGCGGTTATCGGCATTAGTTTAATGGTATTTAAAAATCATCAAAGAGAGCAAGCCATTCCTTTTGGTCCATATTTAGCAGTAGCGGGTTGGATTACGCTGCTTTGGGGTAATGGTATTTGGACTTGGTACTTAAGTACATTAACTTAA